A genomic window from Pseudokineococcus lusitanus includes:
- a CDS encoding GntR family transcriptional regulator: protein MRPSPAVADPAETAEGAPASERAYAHLKRGVLDRTYPGGTLVTEGEVAERVGVSRTPVREALLRLQAERLVELFPKRGALVLAVTDAEARDVLEARELVEEWAAPRALERSARLVPALEEHLAAMRAALAADDAAALVEADRAFHEAVVEAAGNAVLSRLYASLRDRQLCMGAAAMDMDPPRRERAVREHEGLLAALAAGDGPAFRRLTREHVRSARDVLRDAR from the coding sequence ATGCGCCCCAGCCCCGCCGTCGCCGACCCCGCCGAGACCGCGGAGGGCGCGCCGGCCTCCGAGCGGGCCTACGCCCACCTCAAGCGCGGCGTCCTCGACCGCACGTACCCGGGCGGCACCCTCGTCACCGAGGGCGAGGTGGCCGAGCGGGTCGGCGTCTCCCGCACCCCGGTCCGCGAGGCGCTGCTGCGGCTGCAGGCCGAGCGCCTCGTCGAGCTCTTCCCCAAGCGGGGCGCGCTGGTCCTCGCGGTCACCGACGCCGAGGCCCGCGACGTCCTCGAGGCCCGGGAGCTCGTCGAGGAGTGGGCGGCCCCGCGGGCGCTCGAGCGGTCCGCCCGGCTCGTGCCCGCGCTGGAGGAGCACCTGGCGGCGATGCGCGCGGCGCTGGCGGCCGACGACGCCGCCGCGCTCGTCGAGGCGGACCGCGCCTTCCACGAGGCCGTCGTCGAGGCCGCCGGCAACGCCGTCCTGTCCCGCCTCTACGCCTCGCTGCGCGACCGCCAGCTGTGCATGGGCGCCGCGGCGATGGACATGGACCCGCCCCGCCGCGAGCGGGCGGTGCGCGAGCACGAGGGCCTGCTCGCCGCGCTCGCGGCCGGTGACGGCCCGGCCTTCCGGCGGCTGACGCGCGAGCACGTCCGCAGCGCGCGCGACGTCCTGCGGGACGCCCGGTGA
- a CDS encoding TIGR03885 family FMN-dependent LLM class oxidoreductase: MTVVGFHASHEQIPPSRLLEDVVHAEEVGFSAAMCSDHITPWGTDQGQSGFAWSWLGAALARTDLTFGVVHAPGQRYHPAVSAQMVATLAEMFPQRFWAALGTGQYMNEHVTGQGWPEKTERDARLAETVDVMRRLLAGEEVTHVGRVVVDRAKVWSRPPAAAAPGLLAAAITPRTAGWAGSWADGLITVNSSPDVLREVLGAYREGGGTGPACLQVHVAWAPTHDEALATAHHQWRTNVFGSHVLADLATPDQFDDVGRQVQPPGVDGPVVVEHDLGRLAERLVEMRDVGFDRLYLHHVGQDQRAWLDAAGTHLLPQLDVTAPEPLVGRVGPGTTARALAGRSRTSRLDVPVGG; this comes from the coding sequence ATGACGGTCGTCGGCTTCCACGCCTCGCACGAGCAGATACCCCCCAGCCGCCTCCTCGAGGACGTCGTGCACGCCGAGGAGGTCGGGTTCTCGGCGGCGATGTGCTCCGACCACATCACCCCCTGGGGCACCGACCAGGGCCAGTCCGGCTTCGCCTGGAGCTGGCTGGGCGCCGCGCTCGCCCGCACCGACCTCACCTTCGGCGTCGTCCACGCCCCCGGGCAGCGCTACCACCCGGCCGTCTCCGCGCAGATGGTCGCGACGCTCGCCGAGATGTTCCCGCAGCGCTTCTGGGCCGCGCTCGGCACCGGCCAGTACATGAACGAGCACGTCACCGGGCAGGGCTGGCCGGAGAAGACCGAGCGCGACGCCCGGCTCGCCGAGACCGTCGACGTGATGCGCCGGCTGCTGGCCGGCGAGGAGGTCACCCACGTCGGCCGGGTCGTCGTCGACCGCGCGAAGGTCTGGAGCCGCCCGCCCGCCGCGGCGGCGCCGGGCCTGCTCGCCGCCGCCATCACCCCCCGCACCGCGGGCTGGGCCGGCTCGTGGGCCGACGGGCTCATCACGGTCAACTCCTCGCCCGACGTCCTGCGCGAGGTCCTCGGCGCCTACCGCGAGGGCGGCGGCACGGGCCCGGCCTGCCTGCAGGTCCACGTCGCGTGGGCGCCCACCCACGACGAGGCGCTGGCGACGGCGCACCACCAGTGGCGCACCAACGTCTTCGGCTCCCACGTGCTCGCCGACCTGGCGACGCCGGACCAGTTCGACGACGTCGGCCGCCAGGTGCAGCCGCCGGGCGTCGACGGGCCCGTCGTCGTCGAGCACGACCTGGGCCGGCTCGCCGAGCGGCTCGTCGAGATGCGCGACGTCGGCTTCGACCGGCTCTACCTCCACCACGTCGGCCAGGACCAGCGCGCCTGGCTCGACGCCGCGGGGACGCACCTGCTGCCGCAGCTCGACGTCACGGCCCCCGAGCCGCTCGTCGGCCGGGTCGGCCCGGGCACGACGGCGCGGGCGCTCGCCGGGCGCAGCCGGACCTCGCGCCTCGACGTGCCGGTGGGGGGCTGA
- a CDS encoding alpha-amylase family glycosyl hydrolase, with the protein MRLTTTADQWWTTGIGYCLDVARFACSTGDGHGDLVGLGRRIDHLERLGVGFVWLQPFYPSPEGDDGYDISDYYAVAEDVGTLGDLVEVVRALRERGIRVLVDLVVNHTSDTHPWFRAARADKGSRYRDWYVWRDEPDPADADAQNVFPDAEDSVWSYDEEAGQHYRHRFYGHQPDLNTSNAEVRDEILKIMGFWLQLGVAGFRVDAVPFFVETAARDGDADDAGAPDGEDEADGGQGGEGGEHLGESMQMLDVMREFLARRSSEALMLGEVNLPYEQQQEFFGDLGDRMTINFDFPLNQALYLSLARGSSAPLRGTLESRPVLPEGKAYGVFARNHDELTLDQLSDDERAEVMAAFGPREDQQLFGRGLRLRLPTMLDGDLDRLEMVYSLVFSVPGTPVLYYGEEVAQREDLSAPGRVAVRTPLDWGDGEAGVAAQDADPASMLHRMRRLTTLYKQRPELGRGALRLVDVGDERVLAHTCTWDGRTTLALANLGDEPVEVRVPGGLLAGRVTELFSAEPVAAPEEGIAVTLPRYGRAWYAEHR; encoded by the coding sequence GTGCGGCTCACGACGACCGCGGACCAGTGGTGGACGACGGGCATCGGCTACTGCCTCGACGTCGCCCGCTTCGCCTGCTCCACCGGGGACGGGCACGGGGACCTCGTCGGCCTCGGCCGCCGGATCGACCACCTCGAGCGGCTGGGGGTCGGCTTCGTCTGGCTCCAGCCCTTCTACCCCTCCCCCGAGGGCGACGACGGCTACGACATCAGCGACTACTACGCCGTCGCCGAGGACGTCGGGACGCTCGGGGACCTCGTCGAGGTGGTGCGGGCGCTGCGCGAGCGCGGCATCCGCGTCCTCGTCGACCTCGTCGTCAACCACACCTCCGACACGCACCCGTGGTTCCGGGCCGCCCGCGCCGACAAGGGCTCGCGCTACCGCGACTGGTACGTCTGGCGCGACGAGCCGGACCCCGCCGACGCCGACGCGCAGAACGTGTTCCCCGACGCCGAGGACTCGGTCTGGTCCTACGACGAGGAGGCCGGCCAGCACTACCGGCACCGCTTCTACGGCCACCAGCCGGACCTCAACACCTCGAACGCCGAGGTCCGGGACGAGATCCTCAAGATCATGGGCTTCTGGCTCCAGCTGGGCGTCGCCGGCTTCCGCGTCGACGCCGTCCCCTTCTTCGTCGAGACCGCGGCCCGCGACGGCGACGCCGACGACGCGGGCGCGCCCGACGGCGAGGACGAGGCCGACGGCGGGCAGGGCGGCGAGGGCGGCGAGCACCTCGGCGAGTCGATGCAGATGCTCGACGTCATGCGGGAGTTCCTCGCACGCCGCAGCAGCGAGGCGCTCATGCTCGGCGAGGTCAACCTGCCGTACGAGCAGCAGCAGGAGTTCTTCGGCGACCTCGGCGACCGCATGACCATCAACTTCGACTTCCCCCTCAACCAGGCGCTGTACCTGTCGCTGGCGCGCGGCTCGAGCGCGCCGCTGCGGGGGACGCTGGAGAGCCGGCCGGTCCTCCCGGAGGGCAAGGCGTACGGCGTCTTCGCCCGCAACCACGACGAGCTGACGCTCGACCAGCTGTCGGACGACGAGCGCGCCGAGGTCATGGCCGCCTTCGGGCCGCGAGAGGACCAGCAGCTCTTCGGACGGGGCCTGCGGCTGCGGCTGCCGACGATGCTCGACGGCGACCTCGACCGGCTCGAGATGGTCTACAGCCTCGTCTTCTCCGTGCCGGGCACGCCCGTCCTCTACTACGGCGAGGAGGTCGCCCAGCGCGAGGACCTCTCGGCGCCCGGGCGGGTCGCCGTCCGGACGCCGCTGGACTGGGGCGACGGCGAGGCCGGCGTCGCGGCGCAGGACGCCGACCCGGCGTCGATGCTCCACCGGATGCGCCGGCTGACGACGCTCTACAAGCAGCGGCCCGAGCTCGGCCGCGGTGCGCTGCGGCTCGTCGACGTCGGCGACGAGCGCGTCCTCGCCCACACGTGCACGTGGGACGGCCGGACGACCCTGGCGCTGGCCAACCTCGGCGACGAGCCCGTCGAGGTGCGCGTGCCGGGCGGGCTGCTCGCCGGCCGCGTCACCGAGCTGTTCTCGGCCGAGCCCGTAGCGGCGCCGGAGGAGGGGATCGCCGTCACGCTGCCGCGCTACGGGCGGGCCTGGTACGCCGAGCACCGCTGA
- a CDS encoding cryptochrome/photolyase family protein codes for MATAPGPTRWLFGDQLGPHFLGEPGHHADDGEQPVVIIESRKVFGRRRFHRQKAHLIVSAMRHRAAELGDRCTYYRTGTYGEGLARLPKKALPLSVCSPTSRPAEDFVRGLDGSGDLPAVEVLPARGYATPREDFRRWADGTKQLLMEEFYRRARRAHGVLMEGADPVGGRWNFDHENREPPPKKQKTLGLPTPWLAEEDEIDEEVRADLDRWEADGDVSFVGTDGPRVFAASRTEALAALDDFVTRRLPTFGPHEDAVLEEDEWMAHSMLSAPMNLGLLDPLECVERAEQAYRDGDAPLASVEGYVRQLIGWRDYIWHVYWYAGADYTRRNALEAHEPIPEWFSELDADAVEARCLSWALRGVRDRGWVHHIPRLMVLGNYALQRGWDPGELTAWFQRSFVDGYDWVMAANVVGMSQHADGGLMATKPYASGGAYINRMTDHCGGCRYKPTVRVGDDACPFTAGYWWFLDRNAERLEGNFRMKRALDGRHRLKDLEALVEQERARGGDAP; via the coding sequence ATGGCGACCGCACCCGGCCCCACCCGCTGGCTCTTCGGGGACCAGCTGGGCCCGCACTTCCTCGGCGAGCCCGGGCACCACGCCGACGACGGCGAGCAGCCCGTCGTCATCATCGAGTCGCGGAAGGTGTTCGGGCGGCGTCGCTTCCACCGCCAGAAGGCCCACCTCATCGTCTCGGCGATGCGCCACCGCGCCGCCGAGCTGGGGGACCGGTGCACCTACTACCGCACCGGCACCTACGGCGAGGGGCTGGCGAGGCTGCCGAAGAAGGCGCTGCCGCTGAGCGTCTGCTCGCCGACGTCGCGGCCCGCCGAGGACTTCGTCCGCGGGCTCGACGGCTCGGGCGACCTGCCGGCCGTCGAGGTGCTGCCCGCCCGCGGCTACGCGACGCCGCGGGAGGACTTCCGCCGCTGGGCCGACGGCACCAAGCAGCTGCTCATGGAGGAGTTCTACCGCCGCGCCCGGCGGGCGCACGGCGTCCTCATGGAGGGCGCGGACCCCGTCGGCGGCCGGTGGAACTTCGACCACGAGAACCGCGAGCCCCCGCCCAAGAAGCAGAAGACCCTCGGGCTGCCGACGCCGTGGCTGGCGGAGGAGGACGAGATCGACGAGGAGGTGCGCGCGGACCTCGACCGCTGGGAGGCCGACGGCGACGTCTCCTTCGTCGGCACCGACGGCCCGCGGGTCTTCGCCGCGTCGCGGACGGAGGCGCTCGCGGCGCTCGACGACTTCGTCACCCGGCGGCTGCCGACCTTCGGGCCGCACGAGGACGCCGTCCTCGAGGAGGACGAGTGGATGGCGCACTCGATGCTCTCCGCACCGATGAACCTCGGGCTGCTCGACCCGCTCGAGTGCGTCGAGCGCGCCGAGCAGGCCTACCGCGACGGCGACGCCCCGCTCGCCTCGGTCGAGGGCTACGTGCGGCAGCTCATCGGCTGGCGCGACTACATCTGGCACGTGTACTGGTACGCGGGCGCGGACTACACGAGGCGCAACGCCCTCGAGGCGCACGAGCCGATCCCGGAGTGGTTCTCCGAGCTGGACGCCGACGCCGTCGAGGCCCGGTGCCTGTCGTGGGCGCTGCGCGGGGTCCGCGACCGCGGGTGGGTCCACCACATCCCGCGCCTCATGGTGCTCGGCAACTACGCGCTCCAGCGCGGTTGGGACCCGGGCGAGCTGACGGCGTGGTTCCAGCGCAGCTTCGTGGACGGCTACGACTGGGTCATGGCCGCCAACGTCGTCGGCATGAGCCAGCACGCCGACGGCGGCCTCATGGCCACGAAGCCGTACGCGTCCGGCGGTGCCTACATCAACCGGATGACCGACCACTGCGGCGGCTGCCGGTACAAGCCCACCGTCCGCGTCGGCGACGACGCCTGCCCCTTCACGGCCGGCTACTGGTGGTTCCTCGACCGCAACGCCGAGCGGCTCGAGGGCAACTTCCGCATGAAGCGGGCCCTCGACGGGCGGCACCGGCTCAAGGACCTCGAGGCCCTCGTGGAGCAGGAGCGGGCCCGCGGAGGCGACGCCCCCTGA
- a CDS encoding DNA glycosylase AlkZ-like family protein — translation MVGGAVLRVSRRRALAARLVAQGLDARGPDVAALAVLDVGLADSPYGAARVAAAARTTGPVDDVGRHDGPLPTAWTVRGAPHVHRAVDLPTVGRAVHPVSDDDVRARLVSPQAAGARELGLEAWRLVTAAVRAVAAAHGGVVAKGDLSREVSDRVPASLTHRCDPCDAQHVSALTFQPAGLQAGLVLDTTARALVLRSLPGWPDDLGVPDPAAVGALLRRLVDLHGPVAPGDLAALVGTSARVVHGLLPADLVPVEVDGRAALATPWFVALLEDPGVEERAAGSVRLLPPGDPWLQSRDRALTVPDPGRRKQVWRPLGSPGVVLAAGEAVGTWRAKAGPRRSAGRRDDVVVTPWAPWADAEAGAVAEEALVVARARGADDVRLVVES, via the coding sequence GTGGTCGGCGGCGCGGTGCTCCGGGTCTCCCGCCGTCGCGCGCTCGCGGCGCGGCTCGTGGCGCAGGGGCTGGACGCGCGCGGGCCCGACGTCGCGGCGCTCGCCGTCCTCGACGTCGGGCTCGCCGACAGCCCCTACGGCGCGGCCCGGGTCGCCGCCGCGGCGCGGACGACCGGTCCCGTCGACGACGTCGGCCGCCACGACGGGCCCCTGCCCACCGCGTGGACCGTCCGCGGGGCCCCGCACGTGCACCGCGCCGTCGACCTGCCGACGGTCGGCCGTGCCGTCCACCCCGTCTCGGACGACGACGTCCGCGCCCGCCTCGTGTCCCCGCAGGCCGCAGGGGCGCGGGAGCTCGGGCTCGAGGCGTGGCGGCTCGTCACGGCGGCCGTGCGGGCGGTGGCCGCCGCGCACGGGGGCGTCGTCGCGAAGGGCGACCTCAGCCGCGAGGTCAGCGACCGGGTCCCGGCGTCGCTCACCCACCGGTGCGACCCGTGCGACGCCCAGCACGTCAGCGCCCTGACGTTCCAGCCCGCCGGGCTCCAGGCGGGCCTCGTGCTCGACACGACGGCGCGGGCGCTCGTCCTGCGGTCGCTGCCCGGCTGGCCGGACGACCTCGGCGTCCCGGACCCGGCCGCGGTCGGCGCGCTGCTGCGCCGCCTCGTCGACCTCCACGGGCCGGTCGCACCCGGCGACCTGGCGGCGCTCGTCGGCACCTCGGCGCGCGTCGTCCACGGCCTGCTGCCCGCCGACCTCGTGCCCGTCGAGGTCGACGGCCGTGCAGCCCTCGCGACGCCCTGGTTCGTCGCCCTCCTCGAGGACCCGGGCGTCGAGGAGCGCGCCGCCGGCTCGGTGCGCCTCCTGCCTCCGGGCGACCCGTGGCTGCAGTCGCGGGACCGCGCCCTCACCGTCCCCGACCCGGGCCGCCGGAAGCAGGTGTGGCGGCCGCTCGGCAGCCCCGGCGTCGTCCTGGCGGCCGGCGAGGCCGTCGGGACGTGGCGCGCGAAGGCCGGGCCGCGCCGGTCGGCGGGTCGCCGCGACGACGTCGTCGTGACGCCGTGGGCGCCGTGGGCCGACGCCGAGGCGGGCGCCGTCGCGGAGGAGGCACTCGTCGTCGCCCGCGCGCGGGGCGCGGACGACGTCCGCCTCGTCGTCGAGAGCTGA
- a CDS encoding LLM class F420-dependent oxidoreductase, which produces MRFGLFVPQGWRLDLVGVEPADQWSVMKGIAQRADAGPWESLWVYDHVHTVPVPTEEATHEAWTLMAAFAAVTERVRLGQMCTCMGYRNPAYLAKVAATVDVVSGGRVEMGIGAGWYEHEWRAYGYGFPRAGERLAMLEEGVEIMRQLWTQGVATLDGEHYRVDGALCRPLPLQEGGIPLWVAGGGEKKTLRTAARYAACTNFDGSAEGFAHKSSVLEGHCRDLGRDYDAITRSANYNVVVGRDEAEVADRLEQVRARVASVAPDRADEVVEGLRSGPAVGTPEQVVEALRAVGDLGMTYAITYFAEAAYDTSGIELFEREVVPALA; this is translated from the coding sequence ATGCGCTTCGGTCTCTTCGTCCCCCAGGGCTGGCGGCTCGACCTCGTGGGCGTCGAGCCCGCCGACCAGTGGTCGGTGATGAAGGGCATCGCGCAGCGGGCGGACGCCGGGCCGTGGGAGTCGCTGTGGGTCTACGACCACGTCCACACCGTGCCGGTGCCGACCGAGGAGGCGACCCACGAGGCGTGGACGCTCATGGCGGCCTTCGCGGCCGTCACCGAGCGGGTCCGGCTCGGGCAGATGTGCACGTGCATGGGCTACCGCAACCCCGCGTACCTCGCGAAGGTCGCCGCCACCGTCGACGTCGTCTCCGGCGGCCGGGTCGAGATGGGCATCGGCGCCGGCTGGTACGAGCACGAGTGGCGCGCCTACGGGTACGGCTTCCCCCGCGCGGGCGAGCGGCTGGCGATGCTCGAGGAGGGCGTCGAGATCATGCGGCAGCTGTGGACCCAGGGCGTCGCGACGCTCGACGGCGAGCACTACCGGGTCGACGGCGCCCTCTGCCGGCCGCTGCCGCTGCAGGAGGGCGGCATCCCCCTCTGGGTCGCCGGCGGCGGCGAGAAGAAGACGCTGCGGACGGCCGCGCGTTACGCGGCGTGCACGAACTTCGACGGGTCGGCCGAGGGCTTCGCGCACAAGTCGTCGGTGCTCGAGGGGCACTGCCGCGACCTCGGGCGCGACTACGACGCCATCACCCGCAGCGCCAACTACAACGTCGTCGTCGGGCGGGACGAGGCCGAGGTGGCCGACCGCCTCGAGCAGGTCCGCGCCCGGGTGGCGTCCGTCGCGCCGGACAGGGCCGACGAGGTCGTCGAGGGCCTGCGCTCGGGGCCGGCCGTCGGCACGCCCGAGCAGGTGGTCGAGGCGCTGCGCGCCGTCGGCGACCTCGGGATGACCTACGCCATCACGTACTTCGCCGAGGCGGCGTACGACACCTCCGGGATAGAGCTCTTCGAGCGCGAGGTCGTCCCGGCGCTCGCCTGA
- a CDS encoding TetR family transcriptional regulator, with amino-acid sequence MARDGEASRRRLLDAATAEFGEHGLAGGRVDRIAAASGVNKAQMYGWFGSKDGLFDAVFDDQLHRIVDTVPFTPEDLPGYAVRLYDSYLAAPDLIRLTSWHRLERVRSGPLLRTGTEVWTGPKLDGVVRAQEAGLVVDDVRPEDVYALVIALAGAWSPVSGVHVATPDDDEADHERRRGTLRRVVARALVP; translated from the coding sequence GTGGCGAGGGACGGGGAGGCGAGCCGGCGGCGGCTGCTCGACGCCGCCACGGCCGAGTTCGGCGAGCACGGCCTGGCCGGCGGGCGCGTGGACCGCATCGCCGCGGCGTCCGGGGTCAACAAGGCGCAGATGTACGGGTGGTTCGGCTCGAAGGACGGGCTCTTCGACGCCGTCTTCGACGACCAGCTGCACCGCATCGTCGACACGGTGCCCTTCACCCCCGAGGACCTGCCCGGCTACGCCGTACGCCTCTACGACAGCTACCTCGCCGCGCCGGACCTCATCCGGCTCACGAGCTGGCACCGGCTGGAGCGGGTCCGGTCGGGCCCCCTCCTCCGCACGGGCACCGAGGTGTGGACGGGCCCGAAGCTCGACGGCGTCGTCCGGGCCCAGGAGGCCGGGCTCGTCGTCGACGACGTCCGCCCGGAGGACGTGTACGCGCTCGTCATCGCGCTGGCCGGCGCGTGGTCGCCCGTGAGCGGCGTGCACGTCGCGACGCCCGACGACGACGAGGCCGACCACGAGCGGCGGCGCGGCACGCTGCGACGGGTCGTCGCGCGGGCGCTCGTCCCCTGA
- a CDS encoding SDR family NAD(P)-dependent oxidoreductase encodes MTRITSPFGSTSTALEVVDGADLTGRRAVVTGASSGIGVETARALVHAGADVTLAVRDTAAGERTAADLRRTSGRDDAVHVAALDLADLASVDAFTAAWEGPLHVLVANAGVMDTPRGTTAQGWETQLGTNHLGHFALATGLHDALAAAGDARVVVVSSSGHAASPVVLDDLMFEHRAYDGGLAYGQSKTANVLFAVEATRRWAGDGITANALMPGGIWTPLQRHWSAEQRAAAERQSEQAEAAGLFRMKSTEQGAATSVFLATSPLVAGVGGRYFEDCHEAEVVEQLDGLHGVLPHALDADDARLLWDVSEELLAAARAQG; translated from the coding sequence ATGACACGGATCACGAGCCCCTTCGGCAGCACCTCCACCGCGCTCGAGGTGGTCGACGGCGCCGACCTCACCGGGCGCCGCGCCGTCGTCACCGGCGCCTCCTCCGGCATCGGCGTGGAGACCGCCCGTGCCCTCGTCCACGCGGGCGCCGACGTGACGCTCGCCGTCCGCGACACGGCGGCCGGCGAGCGCACGGCCGCGGACCTGCGCCGCACGAGCGGCCGGGACGACGCCGTGCACGTGGCCGCCCTCGACCTCGCCGACCTCGCCTCCGTCGACGCCTTCACCGCCGCGTGGGAGGGCCCGCTCCACGTCCTCGTCGCGAACGCCGGCGTCATGGACACCCCGCGGGGCACGACCGCGCAGGGCTGGGAGACCCAGCTCGGCACCAACCACCTCGGGCACTTCGCCCTCGCGACCGGGCTCCACGACGCGCTGGCCGCGGCCGGCGACGCCCGGGTCGTCGTCGTCTCGTCCAGCGGCCACGCGGCCTCCCCCGTCGTCCTCGACGACCTCATGTTCGAGCACCGCGCGTACGACGGGGGCCTCGCCTACGGGCAGTCGAAGACGGCGAACGTCCTCTTCGCCGTGGAGGCGACGCGGCGCTGGGCGGGCGACGGGATCACCGCCAACGCCCTCATGCCCGGCGGCATCTGGACGCCGCTGCAGCGGCACTGGAGCGCCGAGCAGCGCGCGGCGGCCGAGCGGCAGTCGGAGCAGGCCGAGGCCGCCGGCCTCTTCCGCATGAAGTCGACGGAGCAGGGCGCCGCGACGTCCGTCTTCCTCGCCACCTCCCCGCTCGTGGCGGGGGTCGGCGGCCGCTACTTCGAGGACTGCCACGAGGCCGAGGTGGTCGAGCAGCTCGACGGGCTCCACGGCGTGCTGCCGCACGCGCTCGACGCCGACGACGCCCGCCTGCTCTGGGACGTCAGCGAGGAGCTGCTCGCCGCCGCCCGCGCGCAGGGCTGA
- a CDS encoding sensor histidine kinase produces MSRRGRRAGRRPWTLRARLLAGLSAVLVGVLLLTGGVTLLVVDRVLVGQVDQQVRSEVAQAGVGDGPPGPGGPARDQDQPDFLLRGLGVGSLGARVEDGQIVAATLVGNRAGPPQQQYLDADQAAPLAAVPLDEPVTVDVPGLGEYRVAATATDAGSVLVGQPLEPTTTVVRELAVAVLLLAALGILAAVLATNAVLARGLRPLRRVAATATAVSRLPLDRGAVDLPVRVPPRDTDPSTEVGQVGAALDRLIVHVGSALDARHRSETQVRQFVADASHELRTPLASVRGYAELALRRRDDLPPEVAHAVERVESQATRMTGLVEDLLLLARLDAGRPLEREEVELPLLVVEAVSDAQVTGPDHRWVLDLPEGGDDEDDGEALVVPGDAARLHQVLAGLLANARTHTPPGTTVTTRLRAVDGGAEVVVEDDGPGVDPAVLPTVFERFARADTSRSRAAGSTGLGLAIARAVVEAHGGTVGVASRPGRTAFRVVLPGAAAVPPAAPAEVAVSPARGRRRAAPR; encoded by the coding sequence ATGAGCCGCCGCGGGCGCCGGGCCGGCCGGCGGCCGTGGACGCTGCGCGCGCGCCTCCTCGCCGGGCTGAGCGCCGTCCTCGTGGGCGTCCTCCTGCTGACGGGCGGCGTCACGCTGCTCGTCGTCGACCGGGTGCTCGTCGGGCAGGTCGACCAGCAGGTGCGGTCGGAGGTGGCGCAGGCGGGGGTCGGCGACGGGCCCCCGGGACCGGGCGGTCCGGCTCGGGATCAGGACCAGCCGGACTTCCTGCTGCGTGGGCTCGGGGTCGGGTCCCTCGGCGCGCGCGTCGAGGACGGGCAGATCGTCGCCGCGACGCTCGTCGGGAACCGCGCGGGGCCTCCGCAGCAGCAGTACCTCGACGCCGACCAGGCCGCCCCGCTCGCGGCCGTCCCCCTCGACGAGCCGGTCACCGTGGACGTCCCCGGGCTCGGCGAGTACCGCGTGGCGGCGACGGCCACGGACGCGGGCAGCGTGCTCGTCGGGCAGCCGCTGGAGCCGACGACCACCGTCGTGCGCGAGCTCGCGGTGGCCGTCCTGCTGCTCGCCGCGCTCGGCATCCTCGCCGCGGTCCTGGCGACCAACGCCGTCCTCGCCCGGGGCCTCCGGCCGCTGCGCCGCGTCGCCGCGACGGCGACGGCGGTCTCGCGCCTGCCCCTCGACCGCGGCGCGGTGGACCTCCCGGTGCGGGTGCCGCCGCGGGACACCGACCCGTCCACCGAGGTGGGGCAGGTCGGCGCCGCGCTGGACCGGCTCATCGTCCACGTCGGCTCCGCGCTCGACGCGCGGCACCGCAGCGAGACGCAGGTGCGCCAGTTCGTCGCCGACGCGAGCCACGAGCTGAGGACGCCGCTCGCGTCGGTGCGCGGGTACGCCGAGCTGGCGCTGCGCCGGCGCGACGACCTCCCGCCCGAGGTGGCGCACGCCGTCGAGCGCGTCGAGTCGCAGGCCACCCGGATGACCGGGCTCGTCGAGGACCTCCTGCTCCTCGCCCGGCTGGACGCCGGGCGGCCGCTCGAGCGCGAGGAGGTCGAGCTGCCGCTGCTCGTCGTCGAGGCCGTCAGCGACGCGCAGGTGACGGGGCCCGACCACCGCTGGGTGCTCGACCTGCCCGAGGGCGGGGACGACGAGGACGACGGCGAGGCGCTCGTCGTCCCGGGCGACGCGGCCCGGCTGCACCAGGTGCTCGCGGGGCTGCTGGCCAACGCGCGGACCCACACGCCGCCCGGCACGACGGTGACGACGCGGCTGCGCGCGGTGGACGGCGGGGCCGAGGTCGTCGTCGAGGACGACGGGCCCGGCGTGGACCCGGCCGTGCTGCCCACGGTGTTCGAGCGCTTCGCCCGGGCCGACACCTCGCGCTCGCGGGCGGCCGGCAGCACGGGGCTCGGGCTCGCGATCGCGCGGGCCGTCGTCGAGGCGCACGGCGGGACCGTCGGGGTCGCGTCACGGCCCGGGCGCACGGCCTTCCGCGTGGTGCTGCCCGGCGCCGCGGCGGTACCGCCCGCGGCGCCGGCGGAGGTCGCCGTCAGCCCTGCGCGCGGGCGGCGGCGAGCAGCTCCTCGCTGA